One Lucilia cuprina isolate Lc7/37 chromosome 4, ASM2204524v1, whole genome shotgun sequence DNA segment encodes these proteins:
- the LOC111674581 gene encoding delta-1-pyrroline-5-carboxylate dehydrogenase, mitochondrial-like — MFTKFSLYLNQQVRRFTTFNSKLNKCSSIDPNLLDQALRKLYAEYVSIPIVIGNQMIFTGDEQNLRMPHNHRRVVAKYYYATKNHINLAIQKAIKVQESWSCVDVKTRSNIFHKTANTLSDIDKKADLMSAIMLSQAKTKQDAEKDVSNLILMLRTNADALIQLSELKLPTISEKLKSRYLLRPLDGFVAATGPLYMSWIAANLALTPLLMGNSVLWRPPANCVLTSFIIFKAIIGAGIPRGALQFLPSNYKLFFNTVIKSNNLAGINYAGRVTTLRTLWHDLSIRLPHYKCFPRLVGECDSKGFHFVHESADIDLVVDRTVQATFRYSGQRTYSCARFYVPKTLWPKLCCQLQSEVQALKIGDPTDENSYASAIVREDIYDDVVSYLEYAKCNENLEILMGGNYTKTHGFFIEPTILVCQDPNDRLMIDDIMGPILSVYVYENNKLNEALETVISSQKFGSCGAIFSSDNKISEQLLNKLRMTASNLYVNEQCSGQDRSHLPLSGNRLSGTNDKNGSAYYLLRFAAPQLIEEPVKESVVKNEIENLNCSCS, encoded by the coding sequence atgtttacaaaattttctttatatctaAATCAACAAGTACGCCGATTCACCACTTTTAATTCAAAGCTAAATAAATGTAGTTCCATTGACCCTAATTTACTTGATCAAGCTCTCAGAAAACTATATGCCGAATACGTCAGTATACCAATTGTTATAGGAAATCAAATGATTTTTACGGGAGATGAGCAAAATTTACGTATGCCCCATAATCATAGACGCGTAGTGGCTAAGTACTATTATGCTACCAAAAATCACATCAATTTGGCTATACAAAAAGCGATTAAAGTTCAAGAATCATGGAGTTGTGTCGATGTCAAAACAAGatcaaacatttttcataaaactgcTAATACTTTATCTGATATAGATAAAAAAGCCGATCTAATGTCAGCTATAATGTTGAGTCAAGCTAAAACCAAACAAGATGCCGAAAAAGATGTTAGCAATTTAATTTTGATGTTAAGAACTAATGCAGATGCTTTAATACAATTGTCAGAGTTAAAGTTGCCCACAATATCCGAAAAACTCAAGAGTAGATATTTGTTAAGGCCATTAGATGGTTTTGTAGCTGCCACTGGTCCTCTCTACATGTCCTGGATAGCAGCAAATTTGGCCTTAACTCCACTTCTAATGGGTAATTCAGTTTTATGGAGGCCACCAGCAAATTGTGTGCTTAcatcttttataatatttaaggcTATTATAGGAGCTGGTATACCACGAGGAGCTTTGCAGTTTCTGCCCTctaattataaacttttctttaatactGTTATTAAATCCAACAATTTGGCAGGTATAAATTATGCTGGACGAGTTACGACCTTGAGAACACTTTGGCATGATCTTTCAATACGTTTGCCACACTATAAATGTTTTCCTCGTCTTGTCGGTGAATGTGATAGTAAGGGGTTTCATTTTGTTCACGAATCAGCTGATATCGATTTGGTGGTAGATCGCACAGTACAAGCTACTTTTCGTTACTCTGGTCAAAGAACATATTCCTGTGCTCGTTTCTATGTGCCAAAAACATTGTGGCCTAAACTATGTTGCCAATTACAATCGGAAGTTCAAGCTCTTAAAATAGGTGATCCCACCGATGAGAATTCTTATGCATCTGCTATTGTACGTGAGGATATTTATGATGATGTTGTTTCTTATCTAGAATATGCTAAATGTAATGAAAACCTCGAAATTCTTATGGGTGGAAACTATACGAAGACTCATGGTTTTTTCATAGAACCAACTATATTGGTTTGTCAAGATCCCAACGATCGTTTAATGATCGATGACATTATGGGTCCTATATTAAGTGTATATGTTTATgagaataataaattaaatgaggCCTTAGAAACGGTAATAAGTTCTCAAAAATTTGGTAGTTGTGGTGCCATATTTTCCTCCGATAATAAGATCAGTgaacaacttttaaataaactacGCATGACAGCCagtaatttgtatgtaaatgaaCAATGTTCTGGTCAAGATAGAAGCCACCTGCCTTTGTCAGGCAATCGTTTGTCCGGTACGAATGATAAAAATGGTTCAGCTTATTATTTGCTACGATTTGCAGCGCCACAACTAATAGAGGAACCAGTGAAAGAATCTGTAgttaaaaatgaaatagaaaatctAAATTGTTCGTGCTCATAA